Genomic window (Streptomyces sp. NBC_00078):
TCAGGCCGGTGGCGCGGTATGTGGGGCCGGGGGCGCCGGTGGCGGTGCCGACTGCTTGATGGGCTTTCTCGTCGCGCTATGGGGCTGTGATGCTGACTTCGCCGACTTTCATCACTCTTGGGGGCGTTCATTCGATCCGTGAGGGGCACTCACACCAATCGGTGATAACGAACCCATAAATGGGCGCACCCCGCAGAGGCGGAGCAGAGTTGACTACGGTGCGCACCGTCGGTGGTCTGCCCGGGTGGTCTGCTCGTGCCATGTGGTGGGGTCGGAGATCGACTTTGCGCTCAGGACTGCAAGGATGCCACCGCGCACGTGCCTCAGCGTGCGCAGGCGCTTGCGTGCCTTGTGTGTGCCTGAGATCAAAGGGAATTTGACAGTGAGTCAGATCGTCCGCCGCCTTGGCGTCGCTCCACGCCATCGAGGTAGCACCAACGGGGCCACATGCCCCGATATCTTCGAATTGGCAGATGGGAATTTCGCCATAATCGGTACGGATGTGACCGATTCACTGGAATCCATGCTTCCGCCCGATGCGGCACGTGCTGACTACGAGCGCATTGTCGTGATTTCCCGCGAGACCCTGGTCAAGGCGAAGGCGGATATTCCGGACGCCTAGCCCTGGGGCAGGGAGGGTCGGCCCCGAGCGGTACCGCTCCGGGCCGGTCCTGGACGTCATGGCCCATCCGGTTCGCCCGGCGACTCGCCCACCACCCACCACTCCTCGGTGTCGGCCTCCTCGAGTTGCTGCAGCAGATCGTCGACGAGCAGACCGAGTTCTGCTTCGTCGGTGTCCGCGAGGCTCGCCCGCTGCTGCTGAGTGGTGTACCAGTACTCCCTCACGATCGGGTTCTGGAACATCCCCCGTACGTGCTTGAAGAACTCGTCCCTGCTCAGGTTCCCGATGCGGTAATAGAAGAGCAGGTTGGTGTAGAGCGCGTTGGCGAAGAGATACTGCCGGCGCTGTTTGGGGGAGACGGAAGCCTCGTAGAGGTCCAGCACCTCGGCGAGTTCGGGATCGTCGATTGCTTTGCTCAGCAACTCCCAGTGCTGGCGTTGCTGGGTGGCGAGGTTGGCGTCCTGCTGCGTGTGTGCGCTCCGCTCCAGATGGTCCAGGCGTATGCGCAGCGACTCAAGCGCATGGCGCCGCGCCGCCAGTGTGGCGAGGACGCCAGCCGCCACGCCGATGCCGACCGCGGCGGCGGACCTCAGTCCCCGCGTCCGAAAGTTCTGTGTGGTCATGTCAATCCCCGAATCAGGCGGCCGTCCGCCGGTCGTCGGGGTGCGGGTCGACTGTGGGGGACCGGCGAGCGGTGGGCGGCGCTTGCCGTCTCCCAGGATGCCGAGCGGCTCTGATCGGCAGGGAGGCGGAGAGGCGGCGCACGGAGGGAAGCGAGGGTCGCACACTCCGGCGCCTTCCCCAACGTCTGCCCCGCAAGTGCTGCTAACAATCGTTCACTTCGCAGTGATTGTTCCGGCTCGTATCCTGGTCCGGCATTCAATCCTCGTGCGTGCGCCGGGAGCGCGATCCGGTGCACGCGTCGGTGTCAGAGAGGTCGCACATTGAGTCAGCCGAGCCACAGCCTCCGGCAGATCCCGGTCGTCGTACTCGCCGGATTCCTGGGCTCCGGCAAGACCACCCTCCTCAATCACCTCCTGCACCGCAGCGGCGGCAGCCGTATCGGGGCCATCGTGAACGACTTCGGTGCCATCGAGATCGACGCCATGGCCGTCGCCGGTGCGCTCGGGGACTCCACCGTGTCCCTCGGCAACGGCTGTCTGTGCTGCGCCGTCGACACCGGCGAGCTGGATCTGTACCTGGAGCGGCTCGCCCGGCCCGCCGCCGGCATCGATGTCGTCGTCATCGAGGCGAGCGGCCTCGCCGAGCCGCAGGAACTCGTGCGCATGGTGCTGGCCAGCGAACATCCGGGGATCGTGTACGGCGGCCTCGTCGAGGTCGTCGACGCCGCCGAGTTCGACGACACCCGCGCGAAGCATCCCGAGATCGACCGGCATCTCGCTCTCGCCGACCTCGTAGTCGTCAACAAGCTCGACCGGGCGGCCGACGGGGAAAGCGTCCTCGCGCTCGTACGGTCCCTTGCCGACCGTGCCGCCGTCGTGCCCGCGACGTACGCGCGGATCGACCCCGAGTTCCTCTTCGACTGCCGGCCGGGCGAGGAACGCGTCGGGCAGTTGTCCTTCGACGATCTCAACGACCGTGACGGTCATGCCGAGCACGACCATGCCGGCCATCTGCACGCCGCCTACGACAGCGTGTCCGTCAGCTCCGAAATGCCCATGGACCCGCGCCGGTTGATGCAGTTCCTCGACAGCAGGCCCGAAGGCCTGTACCGGATCAAGGGGTACGTCGACTTCGGCGTGGACGACGTCCAGAACCGGTACGCCGTCCACGCCGTGGGGCCGTTCCTGCGGTTCTACCCGGAGCCCTGGGCGCCCGACGAGAAGCGTCGAACCCAGCTCGTCCTCATCGGTTCCGGCATCGACGCGCCCGCCCTCCGCAAGGATTTGGAGCAGTGCGCGCGCGACGCCCCGCACGCCGCCGACGAGCACGGCATGTGGGGCGTCCTGCGCTACGTACAGGATCCGGGAGAGGACTCCATGGAGCCGGATTCCGAGGCCTAGACCGGCCCCGCCACCACCGCCACCGTCTTCGCCAGGGACACACCCGAGCCGTCGCGGCGCGGGTCGATCTCCGGGAGGTCGGCCGGGGTGCCGTTCTTCTGGGCCGCCTTGGCGGGGACGGCTCCCGCCCAGGCCAGGGACAGGCAGTCCTCGCCCTTGAGGAACCGCTGGCAGCGGACGCCGCCGGTGGCGCGGCCCTTGCGCGGGTACTGGTCGAACGGGGTCAGCTTGGCCGTCGTCTGGACCGAGTCGTCGAGCGTGCCGCGCGAGCCCGCGACCGTGAACACGACCGCGTCCGCGGCCGGGTCGACAGCCGTGAAGGAGATGACCTTCGCGCCGTCGGTGAGCTTCACACCCGCCATGCCGCCCGCGGGACGGCCCTGGGGACGGACCTGGGAGGCCTGGTAGCGCAGCAGCTGCGCGTCGTCCGTGATGAAGACCAGGTCCTCCTCGCCGGTGCGCAGCTCGATCGCGCCGACGATCCGGTCGCCGTCCCTGAGCGTGATGACCTCCAGCTCGTCCTTGTTGGACGGGTAGTCGGGGACCACCCGCTTGACGATGCCCTGTTCCGTGCCGAGCGCGAGGCCGGGGGAGGACTCGTCGAGCGTGATCAGGCAGACCACCGTCTCGCCGTCCTCCAGGGAGACGAACTCCGACAGGGGTGCCCCGCCCGCGAGGTTCGGCGCCGACGCCGTGTCCGGGAGCTGCGGGAGGTCGACGACGTTGATCCGCAGCAGGCGGCCGGAGGAGGTCACCGCGCCGATCTCGCCGCGTGCCGTGGCCGGGACCGCGGAGACGATCACGTCGTGCTTCACGCGCCGGGCGTCGGCGTCCTCCGGGAAGGGCTCGCCGTTCGACGTGCGGGCCAGCAGGCCCGTCGAGGAGAGCAGGATCCGGCACGGGTCGTCCGCGACCTGCAGCGGTACAGCGGCCGCCGGGGCGCCCGACGCCTCCAACAGGACAGTGCGCCGCTCGCTGCCGAACTTCTTGGCCACCGCGGCCAGTTCGGTGGAGACCAGCTTGCGCAGCTCCGCGTCCGACTCGAGGATCCGGGTCAGCTCCGCGATCTCCGCGTTCAGCCGCTCCTTCTCCGCCTCCAGCTCGATCCGGTCGTACTTGGTGAGGCGGCGCAGCGGGGTGTCCAGAATGTACTGGGTCTGGATCTCCGACAGGGAGAAGCGCTCCATCAGGCGCTCCTTGGCCTGCGCGGAGTTCTCGCTGGAGCGGATCAGCCGGATGACCTCGTCGATGTCGACGAGGGCGGTCAGCAGGCCCTCCACCAGGTGCAGACGGTCGCGCCGCTTGGTGCGGCGGAACTCGCTGCGCCGTCGTACGACCTCGAAGCGGTGGTCGAGGTAGACCTCCAGGAGCTCCTTGAGACCCAGCGTCAGCGGCTGGCCGTCCACCAGGGCGACGTTGTTGATGCCGAAGGACTCCTCCATCGGCGTCAGCTTGTACAGCTGCTCCAGGACGGCCTCCGGCACGAAGCCGTTCTTGATCTCGATGACCAGGCGCAGGCCGTGCGCGCGGTCCGTGAGGTCCTTGACGTCGGCGATGCCCTGGATCTTCTTGGCGCCGACCAGGTCCTTGATCTTGGCGATGACCTTCTCGGGGCCGACCGCGAAGGGCAGTTCGGTGATGACCAGGCCCTTGCGGCGCGCCGTGACGGTCTCGACCTCGACCGTGGCGCGGATCTTGAAGGTGCCGCGGCCCGACTCGTAGGCGTCCCGGATACCGGCGAGGCCGACGATGCGGCCGCCGGTGGGCAGGTCGGGGCCCGGGACGAACTTCATCAACGTGTCCAGATCCGCGTTCGGGAAGCGGATCAGGTGCCGGGCGGCCGCGATGACCTCGGCGAGGTTGTGCGGGGGCATGTTCGTCGCCATGCCGACCGCGATGCCCGAGGAGCCGTTCACCAGCAGGTTCGGGAAGGCGGCGGGCAGCGCGACCGGCTCCTGCTCCTGGCCGTCGTAGTTGGGCGTGAAGTCGACCGTGTCCTCGTCGATCGACTCCGTCATCAGGCTCGTCGCCTGGGCCTGACGGCACTCGGTGTAGCGCATGGCGGCCGGCGGGTCGTCATTGCCCAGCGAGCCGAAGTTGCCGTGGCCGTCGACCAGTGGCACGCGCATGGAGAAGGGCTGGGCCATGCGCACCAGGGCGTCGTAGATCGACGCGTCGCCGTGGGGGTGCAGCTTGCCCATGACCTCGCCGACCACGCGCGCACACTTCACATAGCCGCGGTCGGGGCGCAGCCCCATCTCGTTCATCTGGTAGACGATGCGGCGGTGCACCGGCTTGAGACCGTCGCGGGCGTCGGGCAGGGCTCGGGAGTAGATGACCGAGTACGCGTACTCGAGGAAGGAGCCCTGCATCTCGTCGACGACGTCGATGTCGAGGATCTTCTCCTCGTACGAATCGTCGGGCGGCGGGGTCTTCGTGCTGCGGCGGGCCATCGCTGCCGGCTCCTCTTTTCTGGGCGCTCGCCTACGGGTCGCTCACGTCCCCTTCGGCTCACTCTTGCTGAAGCGTGAACAGGATCTGACGCGACCATTGTGGACCGCGGTACTGACAACGCCTGCCAGGACCCGGTGTGGGCGCCCCGGCCGCCGCGCGGGGGTCAACCTCGCTGCGGCTGCCCGCAGGTTACGCGATCCGCTGTGGGCGTATGTCGTCCGGGAACTTCGCCGACGATCCGCACGCTTGCATACAGTGGCAGGACCGGCAGGAAAACCGCGGTTCGAAGCACCGCATCCGCGATCGAAGGGACGTACATGCCCATGGGTCACACGGCCACAGACCAGGCAGGCACCGGGGGCCTGACTGCGACCGAGCACCGCCTGGCCAACGGCCTGCGCGTGGTGCTCTCCGAGGACCACCTGACCCCCGTCGCGGCGGTGTGCCTCTGGTACGACGTCGGTTCGCGCCACGAAGTCAAGGGACGCACCGGCCTGGCTCACCTTTTCGAGCACTTGATGTTCCAGGGCTCGGGCCAGGTCAAGGGCAACGGGCACTTCGAGCTGGTGCAGGGGGCGGGCGGCTCGCTCAACGGCACCACCAGCTTCGAGCGCACCAACTACTTCGAGACCATGCCCACCCACCAGCTGGAGCTCGCCCTCTGGCTGGAGGCCGACCGTATGGGCTCCCTGCTCGCCGCCCTCGACGACGAGTCCATGGAGAACCAGCGGGACGTCGTCAAGAACGAGCGCCGTCAGCGCTACGACAACGTGCCCTACGGCACGGCGTTCGAGAAGCTCACCGCCCTCGCCTACCCGGAGGGCCACCCCTACCACCACACCCCGATCGGCTCGATGGCCGACCTGGACGCGGCGACCCTGGAGGACGCGCGCGCGTTCTTCCGCACGTACTACGCGCCGGGCAACGCGGTCCTGTCGGTGGTCGGCGACATCGACCCGGAGCAGACGCTCGCCTGGGTCGAGAGGTACTTCGGGTCCATCGCCTCGCACGACGGCAAGCCCGCACCCCGGGACGGCTCGCTGCCCGAGATCATCGGCGGCCAGCTGCGCGAGGTCGTGAAGGAGGAGGTGCCCGCGCGCGCCCTGATGGCGGCGTACCGGCTGCCGCACGACGGCACGCGCGAGGCGGACGCCGCAGACCTGGCGCTCACCGTCCTCGGCGGCGGCGAGTCCTCCCGCCTCTACAACCGTCTCGTACGGCGCGACCGTACGGCCGTCGCGGCCAACTTCGGCCTGCTGCGGCTGGCCGGAGCGCCCTCCCTGGGCTGGCTGGACGTGAAGACCTCCGGAGACTACGAGGTGCCGGTCATCGAGACCGCCATCGACGAGGAACTCGCCCGGTTCGCCGAGGAGGGCCCCACCGCCGAGGAAATGGAGCGCGCGCAGGCCCAGTTGGAGCGCGAGTGGCTCGACCGGCTCGGCACGGTCGCGGGCCGCGCCGACGAACTGTGCCGTTACGCCGTCCTGTTCGGCGACCCGCAGCTCGCCCTCACCGCCGTCCAGCGCGTCCTGGAAGTGACACCCCAGGAGGTGCAGGAGGTCGCCAAGGCGCGCCTGCGGCCCGACAACCGCGCGGTGCTCGTCTACGAGCCCGTCGCGGGAGAAAGCGCCGAGGACGCAGATCCCCCGCAGGACCCCGAGGCCGAAGCCACGGTCGAGACCGGCGACGACACCACGGAGGCGGCCAAGTGACCGAGCTCACCACGATGGAGTTCCACCCGCAGCCCCAGGCCGGCGAGGCAAGGCCCTGGGCCTTCCCCGCCCCGGAGCGCGGCGCGCTCGGCAACGGCCTGACCGTCCTGCGCTGCCACCGCCCCGGCCAGCAGGTCGTCGCCGTCGAGGTGCTCCTGGCCGCGCCCCTGGAGGCCGAACCGGCCGGTTTCGAAGGCGTCGCCACGATCATGGCGCGGGCCTTCTCCGAGGGCACCGACAAGCACTCCGCCGAGGACTTCGCCGCCGAGCTGGAGCGCTGCGGTGCCACCCTCGACGCGCACGCCGACCACCCGGGCGTACGCCTGAGCCTCGAAGTGCCGGCCTCCCGCCTCGCCAAGGCGCTCGGTCTGCTCGCCGACGCCCTCAGGGCGCCCGCCTTCGCCGACAGCGAGATCGAGCGGCTGGTCCGCAACCGCCTGGACGAGATCCCGCACGAGCTGGCCAACCCCTCCCGCCGTGCCGCCAAGGAGCTCTCCAAGGAGCTGTTCCCGGCGACCTCGCGCATGTCGCGCCCGCGCCAGGGCACCGAGGAGTCCGTCGAGAAGATCGACTCGGCGGCCGTGCGCGCCTTCTACGACCGGCACGTCAGGCCTGCCACGGCCACCGCCGTCGTCGTCGGCGACCTCACCGGCATCGACCTGGACGCGCTGCTCGGCGAGACCCTCGGCGCCTGGACGGGCTCCAGGGGCGAGTCCCGTCCCGTGCCGCCGATCACCGCCGACGACACCGGACGCGTGATCATCGTGGACCGTCCCGGCTCCGTCCAGACGCAGCTGCTCATCGGCCGCGTCGGCCGCGACCGGCACGACCGCGTGTGGCCCGCGCAGGTGCTCGGTACGTACTGCCTGGGCGGCACCCTCACCTCCCGTCTGGACCGTGTCCTGCGTGAGGAGAAGGGCTACACCTATGGTGTGCGCGCCTTCGGCCAGGTCCTCAGGTCCGCCCCGGACGGCTCCGGTGCCGCGATGCTCGCGATCAGCGGCTCTGTCGACACCCCCAACACCGGCCCGGCGCTCGACGACCTCTGGAAGGTGCTGCGCACGCTCGCCGAAGGCGGGCTCACCGACGCCGAGCGCGATGTCGCCGTACAGAACCTCGTCGGGGTGGCGCCGCTGAAGTACGAGACCGCGGCTGCCGTGGCGAGCACGCTGGCCGACCAGGTCGAGCAGCACCTGCCGGACGACTACCAGGCGACGCTGTACCAGCAGCTCGCCGCCACCGGCACCGTGGAGGCCACCGCGGCGGCCGTCAGCGCCTTCCCGGTGGACCGTCTGGTGACCGTCCTCGTCGGTGACGCGGCCGCGATCAAGGAGCCCGTCGAGGCCCTGGGGATCGGAGAAGTCACCGTCGTGGCAGCCGAGTAGAGGACCGGCGGCGCCGCGCGCGTGGGGGCCCTGGTGACTGATGAGTCACCAGGGCCCCCTAATGTCCGAATTAGGGGAGAGGTTGCCTGTCTGACCTGTGGCATGTACTACAAAAACCGTGATCCGTTTGGGAATTGAAAGTCGCCCCGCTTAGCGTCGTCCGGTCTGTCCGTCAGGCACAGCGCCGCATCCGCGGCACCGGACAGTCATCGCCGAGTCCCCCTATGGCGCGAGCCAGGGGAGCCGGGGACCCATCGCAGTCCCTGGGGTGAATCGGACGCCCGCGCGCAGCGAGGGGGTCCGTAGGAGACCTTCCTGCTCCGAACCCGTCAGCTAACCCGGTAGGCGAGAGGGAAGGAAAGGACCAGCCACCACATGGCGTTCA
Coding sequences:
- a CDS encoding pitrilysin family protein, which encodes MPMGHTATDQAGTGGLTATEHRLANGLRVVLSEDHLTPVAAVCLWYDVGSRHEVKGRTGLAHLFEHLMFQGSGQVKGNGHFELVQGAGGSLNGTTSFERTNYFETMPTHQLELALWLEADRMGSLLAALDDESMENQRDVVKNERRQRYDNVPYGTAFEKLTALAYPEGHPYHHTPIGSMADLDAATLEDARAFFRTYYAPGNAVLSVVGDIDPEQTLAWVERYFGSIASHDGKPAPRDGSLPEIIGGQLREVVKEEVPARALMAAYRLPHDGTREADAADLALTVLGGGESSRLYNRLVRRDRTAVAANFGLLRLAGAPSLGWLDVKTSGDYEVPVIETAIDEELARFAEEGPTAEEMERAQAQLEREWLDRLGTVAGRADELCRYAVLFGDPQLALTAVQRVLEVTPQEVQEVAKARLRPDNRAVLVYEPVAGESAEDADPPQDPEAEATVETGDDTTEAAK
- a CDS encoding pitrilysin family protein, with translation MTELTTMEFHPQPQAGEARPWAFPAPERGALGNGLTVLRCHRPGQQVVAVEVLLAAPLEAEPAGFEGVATIMARAFSEGTDKHSAEDFAAELERCGATLDAHADHPGVRLSLEVPASRLAKALGLLADALRAPAFADSEIERLVRNRLDEIPHELANPSRRAAKELSKELFPATSRMSRPRQGTEESVEKIDSAAVRAFYDRHVRPATATAVVVGDLTGIDLDALLGETLGAWTGSRGESRPVPPITADDTGRVIIVDRPGSVQTQLLIGRVGRDRHDRVWPAQVLGTYCLGGTLTSRLDRVLREEKGYTYGVRAFGQVLRSAPDGSGAAMLAISGSVDTPNTGPALDDLWKVLRTLAEGGLTDAERDVAVQNLVGVAPLKYETAAAVASTLADQVEQHLPDDYQATLYQQLAATGTVEATAAAVSAFPVDRLVTVLVGDAAAIKEPVEALGIGEVTVVAAE
- a CDS encoding GTP-binding protein — its product is MSQPSHSLRQIPVVVLAGFLGSGKTTLLNHLLHRSGGSRIGAIVNDFGAIEIDAMAVAGALGDSTVSLGNGCLCCAVDTGELDLYLERLARPAAGIDVVVIEASGLAEPQELVRMVLASEHPGIVYGGLVEVVDAAEFDDTRAKHPEIDRHLALADLVVVNKLDRAADGESVLALVRSLADRAAVVPATYARIDPEFLFDCRPGEERVGQLSFDDLNDRDGHAEHDHAGHLHAAYDSVSVSSEMPMDPRRLMQFLDSRPEGLYRIKGYVDFGVDDVQNRYAVHAVGPFLRFYPEPWAPDEKRRTQLVLIGSGIDAPALRKDLEQCARDAPHAADEHGMWGVLRYVQDPGEDSMEPDSEA
- a CDS encoding DUF6082 family protein is translated as MTTQNFRTRGLRSAAAVGIGVAAGVLATLAARRHALESLRIRLDHLERSAHTQQDANLATQQRQHWELLSKAIDDPELAEVLDLYEASVSPKQRRQYLFANALYTNLLFYYRIGNLSRDEFFKHVRGMFQNPIVREYWYTTQQQRASLADTDEAELGLLVDDLLQQLEEADTEEWWVVGESPGEPDGP
- a CDS encoding DNA topoisomerase (ATP-hydrolyzing) subunit A, yielding MARRSTKTPPPDDSYEEKILDIDVVDEMQGSFLEYAYSVIYSRALPDARDGLKPVHRRIVYQMNEMGLRPDRGYVKCARVVGEVMGKLHPHGDASIYDALVRMAQPFSMRVPLVDGHGNFGSLGNDDPPAAMRYTECRQAQATSLMTESIDEDTVDFTPNYDGQEQEPVALPAAFPNLLVNGSSGIAVGMATNMPPHNLAEVIAAARHLIRFPNADLDTLMKFVPGPDLPTGGRIVGLAGIRDAYESGRGTFKIRATVEVETVTARRKGLVITELPFAVGPEKVIAKIKDLVGAKKIQGIADVKDLTDRAHGLRLVIEIKNGFVPEAVLEQLYKLTPMEESFGINNVALVDGQPLTLGLKELLEVYLDHRFEVVRRRSEFRRTKRRDRLHLVEGLLTALVDIDEVIRLIRSSENSAQAKERLMERFSLSEIQTQYILDTPLRRLTKYDRIELEAEKERLNAEIAELTRILESDAELRKLVSTELAAVAKKFGSERRTVLLEASGAPAAAVPLQVADDPCRILLSSTGLLARTSNGEPFPEDADARRVKHDVIVSAVPATARGEIGAVTSSGRLLRINVVDLPQLPDTASAPNLAGGAPLSEFVSLEDGETVVCLITLDESSPGLALGTEQGIVKRVVPDYPSNKDELEVITLRDGDRIVGAIELRTGEEDLVFITDDAQLLRYQASQVRPQGRPAGGMAGVKLTDGAKVISFTAVDPAADAVVFTVAGSRGTLDDSVQTTAKLTPFDQYPRKGRATGGVRCQRFLKGEDCLSLAWAGAVPAKAAQKNGTPADLPEIDPRRDGSGVSLAKTVAVVAGPV